In Lycium ferocissimum isolate CSIRO_LF1 chromosome 7, AGI_CSIRO_Lferr_CH_V1, whole genome shotgun sequence, the sequence CCACTATTTTCACTGGTCCCTGTCAAAGTGGTTTGATGTTTCAGGTACCTATTTAAGATACCAGTACTTTGTTTTCTTTAGATGTCCTCCCTCAACTTTTGTGTTTGATTTGGCACCGATTTAAGAAGTAAGAATTTTTGATAAATCCCGAAAATACCTTTAGAACTTTATGAACATGTCACTAAGTATAAACTTAAAATTAAAGACTTttgatgtcattttttttttaacatattaaaaaggaaaaagtgtcATATTGAATTAAATGATTGGAGTATGTCTTATTCTACTATCCCTTCTGTTCCTTTTTACGTGGCACTAACTATTCGATCCTTTAGAGTgcattctaaaaagaaaaaagggcaaCCCGATCAAACTAGTGGTTGCTTCCACGCTCGAACCCGTGATTTATAGGTCACTGAAAACAACTTTACTATTGCTCCAAGACTTCCTTTCTATGTTCTAAAAGATTGacatatttatcattttatatatttaaaaataattcaactGTAAATTTCTCGTTTTACTCTGGCATACTTTTATGATCACAAAATATCATGGTATGTATGaccataaatttcattttttttttgtattcattCAAACTATACCACGTCAACTAAAACAGAAACTATACCACGtaaattaaaacagagggaGCAATTTAGATGTACTCAAGAAACACTACAGAGGAATTTTGCTTTATGTAACTAATTTTGTGTGTCATCATGGGAAGTTGGAAGGAACCATAATGCCGCCAGATGGACCGGAGTCGTGGCCGAGCAACAATAGCAAGCGGCAATGGCTGGTATTCTATAAAGTAAATGAGTTGTCATTGCAAGGTGGAGGCGTAATAGATGGAAGGGGAGAAGAGTGGTGGAATCTGCCTTGCAAACCCCATAAGGTATATACGTGTCTACTTTTCCTTTTCATGCAGTACTGTATGGGATAGTGGTTTAATTTCAATAATCTTTACGAATCAATCTTTACACGTATGACGTACGTATGAATAAACTATCTAATCCTCAGTACAACAACAGGGACCCAATGGAAGTACACTGCCTGGACCATGTGACAGCCCAATTGTGagtgaaaacaaacttttaccGCTAAGCATCATTTGCAATAATAGATTTTGTGAATTTAGGtgatattattcattaattttaatttcttaattcTAATAAGTAGATTGTAATATTTTGGTACGTATATTGCAGGCCATTAGATTCTTCATGAGCTCAAATCTAACGGTGGAAGGAATTTGGATGAAGAATAGTCCACAATTTAATTTCAGATTTGATAACTGCAAGAATGTGCATATCGAATCCCTACATATTACGGCTCCGGCCTGGAGTCCCAACACCGATGGCATTCACATTGAGCAGACCAGCAATGTTGAAATCTATGACTCACTCATCTCTAATGGTACGTAATTCTACTTAATTAGTCCTATCGAAGTCCttatttaatttcttgatcaattACACCTTGATCCTAACATTAAATGTCGTGCATTAATTTTATATACTGTTATACAGGTGATGATTGTGTATCAATAGGAGCAGGATGTTACGATGTGGATATTAGGAATCTTACATGTGGACCTGGAGGACATGGAATCAGGTAGAGTTAATAATATACTAACTACTTGTTCTGATGGGGTGAATGGTGATTATGATAGgtgattatgatattatctTAAAAGGTGGTCGTACAAATGGCTTGTTTATACTGGTACATACATGTAATATACTTTCATCTGAAAAAGCAAcgaaaacaaacaaatataagaatgattttaatttctaTACACTAATAATACAAATCGTTTTACATATGAGTATAATTTAACATGTCGTAGCAGGTTGTCAGATTTTTTTTATACTATCAGTGTATTGACGCATTATCTGCTTGTGTCGTTGTATAAAATAGCATTGGGAGTTTAGGCAACCACAACTCGCGAGCATGCGTATCAAACCtaacagtgagggactcggtgataaGGGAATCGGATAATGGAGTGAGGATCAAGACATGGCAAGGCGGATTTGGAGCAGTATCGGGAGTTTCCTTCCTTAACATTCACATGGACAACGTAAGGAATCCCATCATAATCGACCAATTCTACTGTCTCTCAAAAGACTGCAGCAACCGCACCTCAGCGGTGTCCGTTTCGGACATTGAGTACAGTGGCATTAAAGGAACGTACGATATAAGAAGCCCGCCTATGCATTTTGCTTGTAGTGACACTATCCCGTGCACTAACATAACACTTTCGGACATAGAACTTCTGCCTGCTCAAGGAGACTTAGTGTTGGATCCGTTCTGTTGGAATGCGTATGGCGGACAAGAGACGCTTAATATTCCGCCTATTTTCTGCTTGTTAGAGGGAACTCCTCCAGCAGTTTTTGAAAATAACGACTTGGGTTATTGTTCGTGAAATTTGCACGGACATTTTATATTGCCTGATTGTGCGATCCGTTTTTTCCTGTTTCTGTACATATCAGGTTATAATAGATTGGTGGATTTGAGATGGGAATCCAAAACACCGATCTGTATAATGTAATTTAGATCAGATGGGGAGCTTATTGTTTACATGTTTCCCATGAGATTTACTTTAGGTTTTCAATTCATTACTCAATGCAATACTTTTGTGCCTTCTGTGCTTATTTCAGTAATATAATTTCTTCTGTTTGGTATGTACGTGCAAGAAGTGATGGCACAAAATCGTCTATTCTTGCATGCATATATTGGAGTACCTCTTTCTTCAGGCAAACtaagaattaataaaagaaatgtCATGAATCGTATATGTTTACTCTTCAGAAttcctaaaaagaaaaaagaaaagaaaaaatcggTTTTGGATCAAATGACGAGCTCATTtgaaagcttttttttttaaattagcgCCCAATAAGTAGGCTATTAGATTGAGTAATTAATGTATAAAAGTTTCGATTCGAGCGAGAACCCAAATGAATGAGGTGAGAAGATATTGATTGAAAGCTTCACTATTttgaataataaaaaaaaaactgtttgaAATTCGATCGTAAAGAACGAAAATCTCATTATTTATTTGGTGGGCCTATCGACCGATTTGGGTTACCATAGTGTTTGAGTGCCAAGTTTCCTCCTAAAGCTCATAGAGAATTTgacataattaattatatattgcAAATATCAATTGAGaagatgatttgtgtatatatatatatatatatatatatatatatatatatatatatatatatatatatatatagtacaataTAAGAGTTAATTAAGAACTTAATTGAGTACTACTACTTAATAGAAAGCACTAAAAGAACGGCTTAAAGAATGTAGTGCACAT encodes:
- the LOC132062501 gene encoding polygalacturonase At1g48100-like, with protein sequence MASLSTRVPLPLLVFYMTLALLFLCSHVVTARYHHHGHRGHHNKKQHNKHNSHISYPPSISPEPSNSPGDEGVYDVRSFGAVGNGFVDDTEAFKAAWDAACQVESAVIHVPVGYSFMIQSTIFTGPCQSGLMFQLEGTIMPPDGPESWPSNNSKRQWLVFYKVNELSLQGGGVIDGRGEEWWNLPCKPHKGPNGSTLPGPCDSPIAIRFFMSSNLTVEGIWMKNSPQFNFRFDNCKNVHIESLHITAPAWSPNTDGIHIEQTSNVEIYDSLISNGDDCVSIGAGCYDVDIRNLTCGPGGHGISIGSLGNHNSRACVSNLTVRDSVIRESDNGVRIKTWQGGFGAVSGVSFLNIHMDNVRNPIIIDQFYCLSKDCSNRTSAVSVSDIEYSGIKGTYDIRSPPMHFACSDTIPCTNITLSDIELLPAQGDLVLDPFCWNAYGGQETLNIPPIFCLLEGTPPAVFENNDLGYCS